The Kroppenstedtia pulmonis genome has a segment encoding these proteins:
- a CDS encoding catalase produces MTTGEDELTLTTRQGHPVKFNQNIRTVGNRGPGTLENYHFIEKISHFDRERIPERVVHARGAGAHGYFETYGKVGDEPVSKYTRAKVFEGAGKRTPVFVRFSTVIHGGHSPETLRDPRGFAVKFYTEDGNWDLVGNNLKIFFIRDAIKFPDMIHAFKPDPITNIQDNERFFDFCCNSPESTHMLTFIYSPWGIPANYRQMQGSGVNTYKWVNKEGKAVLVKYHWEPKQGIKNLTQAEAEAIQAKNFNHATQDLYEAIERGDYPEWELFVQIMSDDEHPELDFDPLDDTKIWPKDQFPWLPVGRMVLNKNPENYFAEVEQASFGTGVLVDGLDFSDDKMLQGRTFSYSDTQRYRVGANYLQLPINAPKKHVATNQRDGQMAYYVDRAPGQNPHVNYEPSSMNGLKEAPKSGEEYTPQVEGRLVRESIDRTNDFKQAGETYRAFDDFERDELIRNLVSGLSSCRTEIQEKMIEHFTKSDPDYGRRVAEGLKQHGKSDQHGPLGTAHTREAVEDAQRKGHSTDSY; encoded by the coding sequence ATGACGACGGGAGAAGATGAACTGACACTTACAACGCGTCAAGGTCATCCCGTAAAGTTCAACCAAAACATTCGAACCGTTGGGAACCGTGGGCCGGGAACACTGGAGAACTATCATTTTATCGAAAAAATTTCGCATTTTGACCGGGAGCGCATTCCTGAACGTGTTGTCCATGCACGGGGGGCAGGGGCCCACGGGTATTTTGAAACGTATGGAAAAGTAGGGGACGAACCGGTTTCCAAGTATACCCGGGCAAAGGTGTTTGAGGGAGCCGGCAAACGAACCCCCGTATTTGTTCGTTTCTCGACAGTCATTCACGGTGGACACTCACCTGAAACACTGCGTGACCCGAGAGGTTTCGCCGTCAAGTTTTATACGGAGGATGGGAACTGGGATCTTGTCGGGAACAATCTTAAAATTTTCTTCATTCGTGACGCCATAAAGTTTCCGGACATGATTCACGCCTTCAAGCCGGATCCGATAACCAATATTCAAGACAATGAGCGCTTTTTTGATTTCTGCTGCAACTCCCCTGAATCAACCCATATGCTCACCTTCATTTATTCACCATGGGGTATTCCGGCCAACTACCGCCAAATGCAAGGGTCGGGAGTCAACACATACAAATGGGTGAACAAGGAAGGAAAGGCCGTTCTCGTAAAATACCATTGGGAGCCAAAGCAAGGGATAAAAAACTTGACCCAGGCAGAAGCGGAAGCCATCCAGGCAAAAAACTTCAATCATGCAACGCAGGATCTTTATGAAGCGATTGAGCGGGGCGATTATCCTGAATGGGAACTTTTTGTCCAGATCATGAGTGATGATGAACATCCTGAGCTTGATTTCGATCCTCTGGATGACACGAAAATCTGGCCGAAAGATCAATTCCCTTGGCTGCCGGTTGGGCGGATGGTGTTAAATAAAAACCCGGAAAATTATTTTGCAGAAGTGGAACAAGCGTCCTTTGGAACAGGCGTCCTCGTTGACGGGTTGGATTTTTCCGATGACAAAATGCTTCAGGGACGGACCTTCTCCTACTCGGATACACAGCGTTACAGGGTTGGCGCCAATTACTTGCAGCTGCCGATCAACGCTCCGAAAAAACATGTCGCCACCAATCAGCGGGACGGCCAAATGGCGTACTATGTTGACCGAGCACCGGGGCAGAACCCCCACGTCAACTATGAACCATCATCCATGAACGGGTTAAAAGAGGCACCAAAATCAGGCGAAGAATATACGCCTCAAGTGGAAGGCCGTCTTGTGCGGGAAAGCATTGACCGGACGAACGATTTCAAACAGGCCGGCGAAACCTACCGTGCCTTTGATGATTTTGAGCGGGATGAGTTAATCCGGAATCTTGTGAGTGGATTATCATCATGTCGCACTGAGATTCAGGAGAAGATGATTGAACACTTTACAAAAAGCGACCCCGACTACGGCCGCCGTGTGGCAGAAGGCTTAAAGCAACACGGCAAAAGTGATCAACACGGGCCCCTTGGCACAGCCCATACGCGTGAAGCCGTTGAGGACGCCCAACGTAAAGGCCATAGCACAGATTCATATTAA